One region of Danio rerio strain Tuebingen ecotype United States chromosome 5, GRCz12tu, whole genome shotgun sequence genomic DNA includes:
- the bmp3 gene encoding bone morphogenetic protein 3 precursor: protein MDRCQRLFVLLLGCGYLCCGYCAVLKTPVMGFSKDVQLGQKAEEPEKQHVKKSEQDTLSEHMQMLYAKYTSAGFPLKDGNTVRSFKGHLGTINNRQLQIFNLTSLTKSEDVLSATLHYYIGDLHNSSHRCSKHKSCAQHNLRRQAHVHLDVWSFSLVKNTTRTIGHFPINISTMHWDFISWQWKDITRVVNQAKHHDQLLIGININSRGHQPWKKLLSDRSPYILVYANDSAISEPESVVSTLQRHKSRLLPNLHMLESHNRNASAQHRSRRSTNILLPLQNNELPGPEYPYEIPTWDEASPYDPMESKTVKRPRKKPRKNPRHKNPLLQFDEQTIKKARKKQWNEPRNCARRYLKVDFADIGWSEWIISPKSFDAYYCSGSCQFPMPKSLKPSNHATIQSIVRAVGVVPGIPEPCCVPEKMSSLSILFFDEDKNVVLKVYPNMTVDSCACR from the exons ATGGATCGCTGTCAGCGGCTGTTTGTCCTCCTGTTGGGATGCGGTTATCTGTGCTGTGGATACTGTGCTGTGCTTAAAACGCCTGTCATGGGGTTCTCTAAAGATGTGCAACTTGGACAAAAAGCAGAAGAGCCAGAGAAGCAGCATGTGAAGAAGAGCGAGCAGGACACGCTGTCAGAGCACATGCAGATGCTCTACGCCAAATACACCAGCGCGGGATTCCCTCTCAAAGACGGAAACACTGTCCGCAGCTTCAAGGGCCATTTGG GAACCATCAACAATAGGCAGTTGCAGATCTTTAACCTCACATCCCTCACCAAGTCTGAAGATGTTCTCTCAGCGACGCTGCACTACTACATTGGTGATCTTCACAACAGCAGCCACAGATGCTCAAAACACAAGAGCTGTGCTCAACACAACCTCAGAAGACAAGCTCACGTTCACCTTGACGTCTGGAGCTTCAGCTTAGTGAAAAACACAACTAGAACCATCGGCCATTTTCCAATCAACATCTCCACGATGCACTGGGACTTCATATCATGGCAGTGGAAAGACATCACTCGTGTGGTCAACCAAGCCAAGCATCACGACCAGCTCCTCATAGGCATTAACATCAACTCCAGAGGGCACCAACCCTGGAAGAAACTCTTGTCAGACCGATCTCCTTACATTCTAGTCTACGCAAATGACTCAGCCATTTCTGAACCTGAAAGTGTGGTGTCCACCCTTCAGAGACACAAAAGCAGACTGTTGCCCAATCTTCATATGCTGGAATCGCATAACCGCAACGCATCCGCACAACATCGAAGCAGACGATCCACCAACATCCTCCTTCCGCTGCAGAACAATGAGCTCCCAGGTCCAGAGTACCCTTATGAGATCCCTACATGGGATGAGGCCAGCCCTTATGATCCGATGGAGAGCAAAACGGTCAAGCGGCCCCGCAAGAAGCCTCGCAAGAACCCACGACACAAGAACCCGCTCCTGCAGTTCGATGAGCAGACCATTAAAAAAGCTCGCAAGAAGCAGTGGAACGAGCCCAGGAACTGTGCTCGCAGATATTTAAAGGTGGACTTCGCTGATATCGGCTGGAGCGAGTGGATTATCTCACCAAAGTCGTTTGATGCGTATTACTGTTCTGGATCATGTCAGTTCCCCATGCCAAAG TCTCTGAAACCTTCCAATCACGCCACCATTCAGAGCATCGTGCGGGCAGTCGGTGTGGTGCCGGGCATCCCGGAGCCCTGCTGTGTGCCCGAAAAGATGTCATCCCTAAGCATTCTCTTCTTCGACGAAGACAAGAACGTGGTCCTCAAGGTCTACCCTAACATGACAGTGGACTCCTGCGCCTGTCGGTAA